The Carassius auratus strain Wakin unplaced genomic scaffold, ASM336829v1 scaf_tig00013767, whole genome shotgun sequence genomic sequence GCTACAGTGACAGTTGAGAAGTGTTTCAGGAGTTAACCAAGGGTACTAAATGTACACATGCCAAGCCCTTAATGAGAATTATTGTGAGCAAATTATTGTGAGTTAATTACAAATGCTATTTGCCAATTGGCTGTTCATTTTAATGGGTACTGCAATAACACAGGGTTACAATGAAACAACCTGTGCATTGTCTTATAAATACACTCCTCAGGGACTGAATGTGCCGAACCCGAAGACCCTGTTATGAGAGTCCAGGTGAAGTTCTGTTCACAAGCTTGGTCCTGAAAATCTGCTGGGAGTCATCAAACACAACGAAATTTAGACCGTGTAACTGATCGTGTTCTGAAAACCAGTGCCAAAGCTCCAGTGCCAAAGGGAGACATGTTGAGGTGGGTAAAATACAGAAACGAGAGAGACCTGCGGGAGAAAGTGGCATAGAAAATGAGAGAGACATGGGGAAATaacactcacaaacacaggaGCAGGGCAAAGCCGGCGATGTACTCGTTCCTCTGGGCTCTGAAGAGCTTCATGTGCATGTGCTCAATGGCCACGGGGTTGTTGCTCAGATCCACTTTCTCTGTCACACTGTATTTTCTCACTTCTCTAAATGCATCTATAGAGGCAGAAACAAAAAACTTTAGTTTTCATTCATAAATCTAGTTCAATCAGTGCAACACTCAAGAGAGAGAAATTGCTTAACTTAAATGTTTGTAGGGCTGTTGGAATGATGTATTAactgttaaatatgtttttacttcAATTATTGCAGTTTTAATTATTGCATGGTCATTCACACAAATTACCAAACttaacacataatatatttgGTTTAATCTTCTTTCTTTTGACCTTAAAAAGGCCATATTCTACACTTTTGAAGCATTTTATTTCTCCCTGAAGAACCACAGAATGTTACTCAAACTGTCTTGCACAAAAACCCAAATTTTTGTACAGTAGTGCATCTGTCATGACTATCTTTTTCATATACAAAGCACTGATATGTAAATATAGGCAGTCATATGCTCATGAGCGCATTATGACATCAATACAGCAATCACTTCTGAAAGACCTGCTTCTGCAACTTTTAATAATTATACATCCTCTTTAACATCATACTGACTTCATTACCATCTGATGCTATGTGTAGATGTATGCAGACACCTAAGAAATGAACAAGACTGTTTAATGAAAACAATGCAGTGAGGGTTATCAAGCTCACCTATGAGCAGAAAGACAAGAATACAAATGATGACGATGAAGGCAGTGTTTCCATACGTTGTGATGACAGCGACCAGTCTAGACTTGAAAAATCTGCTCCATCTACAAACCCAACAACAGAAATAACATTGTAATCAAATCAGAGGGCAAAAGAACACATGAGATAACACAAATCTTTCTCAACAAGTCCAAAGAACATCATACGGTTTACATTTCTCCAACACACCATAAAAGGAGCACATATAGATGTCTTTGAGAAgcatttcttgttttgttttgttttgtgaggaGTCTGTGCAAACAAACAGAGTGCTTCTTTGTGATAAGAAAATGTTGTTTACCAAGTGACCCAACCTTGCAACCTTTAAACTGGCTTAAAGGTCATGTGAATGCTCTCAAATTAAGAAATTACTCTCTCACAAGACTCCTATTCAAAAGCTTTTTGTGGAATAAAAGCATTGAACATAAATTATCCTGGTAATGCTGGAACCCAAATATCCaacaccctcaggccatcaacgATGTAGCTTTTTCcttcattgaaacagatttgAAAAATGCTGCAAATTTACCAAACAGGTGATAtttcatcacaataatccacaggccCATCAATTAAAGTCTTAAGAAGCAAACAGCtgttgtgtttgtaaaaaacaagaGTTATCTATACTTAATATTGCTTTTTTACAGTGGAAATGTTGTCtcacctgaatcaggagagaaatatgcacagatcgagCACTGTtgacaagtgaaaacagtccaaaatagtTCTTCTAAACAAATACGTCGTTGGATTTTGATGCGAGAGAACAACAGGTGATGAacgttttcactggaggaaacattattatggaACATGGTCATAAGTTTTAAAAgttacaaacacacaacttttcatttcacaatatgttaattgatggactaccTGTAGATTATTGTCatacttttatcagctgtttttacTCTCATTATAACGGCATCCATTCACTCCATagaatccactggtgagcaaatgttgtaatactacatttctctaaagctctttccatgaagaaacaaattcatctacatcttggatggcctgaaggtgagttaAGTTTAAGCAAAGTTTAATGCTTTATCGTGCTTCAACAACATCTGAAACTCACCGTTTTGGGGAGATGAAGGGGACACACAGAAGTAGAACCGCAAACACCTCAGCATACAGAAACGTTGCCACAGCAGTCCACTGAAGACTCATGATTTACCTGTAAGTCTATGAGAACATATCAGCAGTGATCAGCACAACTGATTacattcacattactaaccagacccaGTAAACATTAATTAGCATTCAGAACGTAAAATGCACAAGGTTATGACAATATATTGTACTAACTCTGAACAAAAGCCCTGAAGCAAAGCACACTTGTTACATTAATGTATTACACCGTGTAAGAAATGAAGACACGCAAGTGTTCTGGTGAAAACTAATACAACAGCACCATCTTATGTCTCCTACAGAAACGCCCCAGGAACAAGATGAAATCATCTCTGAGGCCTTTACAAATGATGAGCCATAATCGAGAATACAAAGAGAAACAACTTGGTTTTGGTTGCATCTCAACTGATAAAAGAGAACAGAGAACAACTTCGGTCATTAGAGACAAGTCAagtgtatttttatcaaataattcagAACAGATTAAAAACTTAAAAGCAGGCCAGGGAGTCATGAttcaacatttaaatgttttagaattaGGGAAGGAATAAACATCTGCTGATAGATCTCATATATAAAATGGGAATACATAatgtaaacaaacacatacataaacatgtaTGTCAGAGCAGCACAACATAAGTGTAAATTCGCTTTGTTATTTGAGGTACACATACAATTAACCGAATTCGTATGAGCGCAAATTATGACTGAGGTGTAAATAATTCCATTAAAACTTACAGAATTTGAGGTAAAAGCAGAAATATTCACTGAAAGGCCTGCGGGAAAGTGTCAAAACTCTTGCTGCACACTGATCCCACGCCACACTAATCTACTTCCGGCGTGTGTGCCAACTCATTCTACAAGTGACAACTTCCCGCGTAGAAGGCGGGAAATACTAGCGTAAAAGTCTgtttgatcaaattaaataacttaatatatatattaacaattattgtaaaataataaaagaaaaaaataatgttaaatgttcattattttcctttaattttcCATTAATTTGTGTGGAAATTCGGACACCAGAGATTTTGGGATTTAACCCCGCTATTATATGTGTAACATGTCATCACATTGCAAATCACATTCAAAACCAGGTTTATTCCATACAtgaatacaataattatatatctTCTGACAAGATTAAACATTTAGTTAAGTTTTAGATCTGCTCTCTTGAAAAGTGACATGTCAATATTCTCAAGAGCCCAATGCTTTTCACATTTCACTGCTCAGACAATACaaatatagatataataaaacaaaacgtgCAAAAAGAACACAGGGACTACCCTCTTACACAATGTGTTTAGGTCAGAAATGCAGTTTTTGGCATCTAAAGAGATGGACTAAGGTTTATTGACATTGGCTATATAACATAAATGAGTTTACATTTGAAAGTGCGCTTTGGAAAAAATGTTTGCTTGacttgtatatgtatatgtgataCTCTCACACATAAAACAGATTAAATGTATAAGGTActacaaaaaaagtattaatgaaaacacaatatgacaaaacacttaaaaaaaacatactaagaATGCCtagaaattatttcattataaGGCAGCAGCTTTTGAATTCCAAGTACAATGAGGATTTCCAATTCATTTGTTCAGTTCCAGCATTCAAAATCTGTTTAGATTAGTATTATAACTTCAGGCATTCACAATATCaaatgcacaataataataaggCAACAGAATAAATATGAGGTACCATGAAAAAGTCAGCACAGTTTAGCTTAGAAGCAAATGAGTTTAacattgtgaaaataataatgctCTTGAAATATAACCATCTTTTCCTGTGGAAATAGGGCAGGAGTGTAGGACCTGTAGGCACAATGTGTTCTTATCATTTTTTCTCATGTATCTCGTTTCTTCAGATTCCTTTCTTCTTTCCTGGAGCCTTGGGACTAAAAATAACAAGAGAGATGAAGAAAGGACATTAATTGAGTAGTCAAAAGAGAAACAAAGCAAGAATATGCaatatagtgttatatatttctccaaatgtgGACTAGCTCACATTATGTGTATCTGTCTCAATGCTTACACACACAAGTCAATGTATTACTGAATATTATACACAGATGTAATTATGTTAAACATGAACCCAGCAATCTCACACTGCTCATTGAGAATCTGAATGCTTGCATTTTAATGGTACTGGTAATTTGTGAGAAATATGTATACTCATTACACAACACATAAATGAAAGTACACACTTTTGTAATGAACAGATTTAGCTATTCAAACTAAACCCATCATTAACAGGTACAAAACAAAGTCTGTATAAGTAATGGGTGCTGaaagaatgagaatccaaacagatgataacagcatcataataataaacaaatcatttcttacaaacattCATTGTTTCACTTCACACGACAttcattgatgaactggagtggtgtggattaattgtgatgtttttatcagctttttggactctcattctgacggcacccattcactgcagaggatccagtgatgagtaagtgatgtaatgctaatttcctccaaatctgttgtgatcaagaaacaaactcatctacatcttggatagcctgaggggcGAGGGGTGAGGCagcacattttaatttcactCATGCAAGGTCCATGGAGATGATATTCGCCCCATCTTTAGTTGGAGCAATGAACTTTCAGGGGTGGCCCCAAGGTGGAGGCTTTTATGGAGGACTGATTCCCTAATTACTAACAATGTTTATGGAATAAAAAGTTCAAGCAAGTGGGTGTGGTGTTCAAATTCCCCCATACTTTAGGCCATGCAGTTTATTTAtacaaaaggtacaaaagtttaGTTAGTGGTTAGTGATCTGGGTGCATTTTTTGATGTCAGCATTTGACCTAAAAATCCAGCTTTTCATGATGTAAGGATGATTAAAGGTGTTTGTGTTAaaggaaaaaaagtattttgatgtATAAATGATCAATCAGCAAATTGTGACTGAAATGAACATTTCTGAATCATGGTAGTAAGTATTTGTGCATCActttaatttatgctgatttacatatatatataaaaatacatttaacatgtgTAAATTACTATAATGCAAAAATAAGAATTACTAAGAACACATgggaattacaaaaaataaaactcaaaaaccCCAGTGGAAATCCAGATGTATTACATTTACAGCAATGCAAATACAGGTGAAATTTTGAAATTACTGCATTAGTTGTCCTAAAATAGTCTCTATATTCTTCTTAACAAActttatttatgctttgattttggtgtgaaaggggacaggctttttttttttttttccttcactgggattatacacacatgcacacacaagaaAGATTCACTCCAAAGGCCCATATAAGAAACAGAAACTCTCTATTCTCTATTTGATGTTTATTGTTAGCCTCAAGAAAGAGGCCATTATAAGAAATGAGCCACCAGGGGCTGTACTTCAACTCTTCACAGACAATTTACAATATAGATCATAGTGCCAGAGACAGGGCTTAACATTTATTAGCTGTGATGATGAAATCTGAGCAGTCTTTTACTAACAGTTGTCACAgaatgcaaaatttaacagaaatCTCAACTGGACATGtgcaagttttgtatttttctACAAGCGATCACTTTAAGCTCAAGTATTTCAAAttgtgagccaaaaaaaaaaaagagacagtaTTTTCAGTTCACATATTACACTTGTTTCATTGTGATTAACTGAAAAGGTTCCATCTTTTGTAACCCTAATATTCATGATAACATATCTTTCAGGGCTATGTTCTGACATACAACCATCATAATAATTTCTcattaaacaaatatgaaaattagcatgatgcttttgtttttgtgtcaGAAAATGGCTTGTGGTAAATTCTCTCATACCCAAACctacacggacacacacacacacacataactctAGATAACATGTATATTACCATAAAAACACAATAACTTTAGCTGCCTGAGGCCACTCTCGGCTCATTAGTTTCTGAAGAAAATCTCTGAAAACAATGAGTGATGGAATTTAAGATCTAGACTATCAGTTTTAGAGTTGCAGGGaactaaaataacaatttgtgaactaaaatcaacatgaaatgttaattacaacttaaaaaaaaaaaatctttagcatATGAAATAACGggtattattttgatttttaaaagtcAGCAGTGGAGGTCATAAGTTTGGAATAAtagtttttagtaaaaaaaaaaaaaagtctcttttgctcaccaagatttattttaatttatttttaatttattttaattatatatatatatatatatatatatatatatataatcatttaaaaaaggtgacgtgacattcagccaagtactccgtgaacacacacacacacccggagcagcggGCATttaggagcagttgggggttcgatgccttgctcaagtgcacctcagtcgtggtgttgagggtggagagagaactgtacattcactccccccacctacaattactgccggcccgggactcgaactcacaacccttcgattgcgagtccaactctctaaccattaggccacgacttcccaaaatATTTTGGTGCTCAGTAATGGTTCATATCAAAGTTTTTgcgctaaatatttttgtggaaactggtaAATTTtgacaggattctttgatgtgaaaaaaaagttCACTAAACAGCATCAATTTGAActagattatttaatttttttttattattataaatgtcttaactgtcattttgaccaatttaaatgcatccttgcaatAATAAACAAATCTTAATTTTACATAAGAGTAATTTCCtgttttttcatttcatattgactttaaaataaaaaaaaataataataagccaATTAGTGCATATGTAAACATCCAAAGTAAACAATCACTGCAGGCCACACTTCTTCACCCAAAACTATGAAGAATTCAAATCAACAGTCTAAATTCATCAAGCAGGACTTATGTCCCAGTTCTTTTAATATTACATGATATTAACGTGCATATAAAAACCCTTTACAAGCAACAAACTACAACCATATACTTCCCTAAACCCTAACGTATGATCCATCACCTGCTGTCGGTCACCAAATACAACATGTGCCCTGGaaagcatatttactactactgcatcaaaaaaaagaaaacattcattTCGTATCAGGACTCTTCAGGTGTGAGAACAGTTTTGGCATATTTGTATCAAATATGTGCACAACATTTTTGTACAATACATAACACAAGATAAATCCACAAAACCCGATTCATTTTTTGCATCATAAAAAGAAGATATAGTATTTTGATATTATGTACAGTGTAAGAACTATATTAACAGTCACCATTCAGTCACAAGTTGATTGAGAAAGGCACGGCATTAACCATTTGGTGGTCAAGCAAAACTAGTCcccctcacacagagacacacgtaTATGCgcacacaatgaaaacaagcctTCATTAAGGTTCCCTTTGTTAGAAAATTACCAAGTTAATCAATTTCCAGCACAGAAAAGAGCTGTGAGCTAAAACTCCTAAAAACGAGGGTGCAAGCAATGTGTTAAGTGACTGCCTGTCAAATATTTAACTAGTTCTGTAGtagatttcaatattttaatcAGTGTCAATTAGATGGCCATTTTCTGAATTTTGAGGATGGCATCTCTTAAAACATTGAATTATGGGGAAAGAGGACAGGTAGAGATAAAAGTTTGAGATGAATGTAACTTATATGTCCCTGCAAGCTGATTAAAAGCATCCCTTTATATGACACCTCTACTATTACTAAGTAAATCCCAAATCACTCAGAATGAGACCAAAGTCAACAAGCCGGCAACGAAGTGCAACATTACTGTTACAGATACAGATATGCATGGATCAAGCTCTTTGCCACTTCACAAAACTTAGGTATTGGCATGTTTTAACTATAAACACGACAGACATTCACACAGCTGTTCTTTACACGGTTAGCAAAGAACTTGCAGCATGTAGAAGTAGCTgtgagtgaatctcacaaaacctgtcaaagTAATGTCTGGGATtaatttcacccaaaaatcaaaagaaatctaaaaattccattcatttctatatttaattatatattatacattaaataaagaataaattaaatttttgtgcaaagaaaacgaAGCCCGTTTTGGGGACCATAATGATTTTTGCATTGCGActttttgcattgttttcatcTCAAACAAACAAATTCTAATCCTAAACTCttattatcataaaatatataaaaaaatattttatttaaatgtaagtgtatttatttgtaGTAGGTGATGTATTGAATTTAATTcttgtttttaagtaaaaataatatatatatatatatatatatatatatatatatatatatatatatatatatatatatatattatttcaatttcaaaagtATTCATGCATCATAGCAGTAGTTGTGGTACTCGATTTAATTTATgttgataaaaaaagaagataataaaataaaaataaaataaagatttttgtatCCGGacaggtttttctttttctgcattgccacagatttttgagtttaatgtgtttaaatttcacaaTGCAAACATTTGTATTGGTACGTAACAggctttgattgttttttttttgtttgtttttttaagtaaaagttaGAGGTTTATTGAGATTCCCCCATTAGTTTAAGTTAATTCAATCCAATCCCATTTTCCTCTGCTCAGCAGCAGCCTGGCAAATATGTTTTCATCTTCTTCCCCAAGATTGATCTGTCTAACAAGTAAAAGCTGTTTAAGGCAAACAGGGAAGAGAGGTGAAGACGTTTGAGAGAGATATGCATATGGAGGTGAAAAATGCCACTGCTTGTTTtcggtataaaaaaaaaaaaaacaaacattgaaaACATCTCTCTGGTTTGTGCTTTCCAAAGAATTAGGTGCCAACAGCCACGTTCATGAACGATCTAGTCGAAACCAGATGGTTAAGTGTTCACAGAAGCACCCAAAACCCACAGGAgcagagagaaacaaagaaagatgaGAAAGTTAGGACTTCCACCGAGAGAGGTAAAGAGCGATTAATGGAAGAGGACACAGATTTCATTTCACCAGCACTGACTTTGGGAGGAAAGCATCCAGCTTCGAATCTCCTCCTATGCTGTGACTAGATGAAGATGTGCTGGTGCTGGAAGTGCTAGTGCTAGGTTTGGGGAGACTGTACATGTAGACGGCTCCAATGACCAATCCTGCACCCAGCGTGAAGATCAGGTCCACGTGGAAGCCGAAGAGGTAGACGGATGTGATCGTGGACACGATGATGGAAAAAGACGTGGCGAAGCCTTTGAGAATGTTGTCTGCGTATTTTACAACAACAGCTACCAGGAGGCCGCCGAAGGCCTGGTTGAAGATGACGCCCCACACCATGGGCGTGTAGCCAAACAGGAAGCCTTTCTCAGCAATGGCGGCTCCATCGTTCCACAACATCCCAAGGAGACCCAAAAGAGTCCCGAAGATCCCGAGCTGGATGTTTCTTATCCATACCGAGGCAGAGCTGCCCTTCAAGATCTTCTCAAAGTAAACGCCAGCAAACCCGGAGGATAAGCAAGAAATGATCACAGACACCAGGCCCTTGAAGTAGTTCTGGTTGGCGCTGGTCACAGCCTCCTTCTGTTTTCCGCCCTCCTGCTCCACCTGGACGATCGCTACACCGGCAAACAGCAGCACTAGAGAGATCCACTGGATTTTCGACAGACTCTTGCGCAGCATGAGCACTGAAAACAACGCTGTGGTCAAGATCTTCAGCTGATATGTGacctacaaaaaaagaaaaatcagatcggttaaatattgtttaaaatacatgtccatttaattcatattttgtgcaactcaaactgtattttcatttatgtctaagtatttgctgctaaaaatatatttcatagcaTCTATGATTTAAACTTCAATTGCAAAAAATGGTGTTTGATAGTACGTTCAGTAGGGTTGCACAATTATTCTAAtttctaatcgcaattacaattatggatgccataATTACGCAATTGTTCAAAGTTAATTTAAGTCATGCACACTgaagatgtgtttttttctttcgaCATGTAATCTTTAGggttttttctattattttaaatttagtataatatcatcattaatttttttaataatttaaaaaataaaccaatacAATGTATAGtagaggcttaatactatagaaaagcactaaacgttttttttttccgttaagAGTGTTCTCAGCTTGTTTATTGTCATACAACagaataaaaagatacaaatgaaacaaattgtgctttaatgtttttttctgcaaGTATCAAGCagtatgattatttcatttattcacgaTGCTGTTTAATGTCTCATTTCAGTTTGGCTCTGATGTGTATTTATTGCAGTTAATATGAAAAGGTTCATGTAGCGTGGTACAACCTCCTACAGAAATGAATAATcaagtgtaaaataaaacataacccactgtcactttaagagccccACGGATCCAATTTACCATTACACGTGTATTTTCATTCTCAAGtctttatgttcatttattacatgACAAATAAAGGAATATATGAAAAATTACCAAGCGCAACATTTTGACACATATTTGAGCTATAAGATGACTTTACATGTCCGTGTTGTTCCGCCTCTGGGCTTAGGCTATTTCTCTTCCTGAGGAGCACCGCAAGTTCTCTTTcacgcttttaaaaacatgaataaatatacttcGATAAATCAAGCATGTCCCATTTTGCAAATGTCATATTACATGATTTTAATGATTTGCACGGGAAATATGGCTTTTATGCATGAACGAAATCGCAGCGCTGCAAAAGAGGGCGGAATGGGGCACAATAATTGTTTTCTCttgattattgtattttcataatcgTTGGCCAAACCGAAATCAAATCGTTTTTTCGATTAATTTCACAGCCCTACATTGAAATACACATTCAATATAGATTCAAATATTATAAGCAGACTCTCAAAGTGAAAAGGAGTGAATCAGCAGAGAGGAGGAAGAAAGGGCATAAACAAATAGTGGAGAAGCCTTACCTGGAAAGTGGCTGCTGGTAAATTAGAAATGGCCACATACTGCAGGTTGTTCTGTAACGTGTAGATGAGTGACGGAACTGCTA encodes the following:
- the LOC113074148 gene encoding UDP-galactose translocator-like encodes the protein MMIMAAAASNESPNKSTEDKTSARRQNEVNKKLKYISLAILVIQNASLILSIRYVRTLPGDHFYTTSAVVMAEVLKVLTCVVIILIEKRGNVKSFVSLLYDSLVVQYLDTLKLAVPSLIYTLQNNLQYVAISNLPAATFQVTYQLKILTTALFSVLMLRKSLSKIQWISLVLLFAGVAIVQVEQEGGKQKEAVTSANQNYFKGLVSVIISCLSSGFAGVYFEKILKGSSASVWIRNIQLGIFGTLLGLLGMLWNDGAAIAEKGFLFGYTPMVWGVIFNQAFGGLLVAVVVKYADNILKGFATSFSIIVSTITSVYLFGFHVDLIFTLGAGLVIGAVYMYSLPKPSTSTSSTSTSSSSHSIGGDSKLDAFLPNPKAPGKKKGI